One Phyllopteryx taeniolatus isolate TA_2022b chromosome 20, UOR_Ptae_1.2, whole genome shotgun sequence genomic window, GGGCAAAGGGAGAAAGAAAGATGCCGATTTCTTTTTACATGGAGGAGATGTTGAGGATTGAGATGGAATCAGAACACCACCAAGGTCATGTCCATCtaagaaaacacatttgaaaaaaggaaaagtatgtgaactttttttttttggtatacatgaaaatcagtaaaaatgttttctctgcattttaagTTATCACCTGCAAGCAACCAGCAGAGGGCATAAAGAATCCAGGCCCCACAAGTCTGCTGCAGAAAGAAATGAAACAGGAAGTACTAATGCTGAAAGAAGAGCACAAAGTTTGATGCAGGACCGCTTTTGAATTAGAAATtatgaaatactttttcatCATTGAAATTTTAAGGTAGGAAAATACCACGGGCTGGCAAAGGTAGCGCATCGATACTAAAGGTGGGAATCACAAGAATATCACAAACCATTACAATATTGTCACAATACTTTGGCATCCATATTACCGATCTCCTAGAGTTTCTTTTTTCTGAGCTAAAATTCAGTGGTGGTAGTTTTGCAATTCGTTAACCGCTGTGAGTTGTGCAGCAAATTGACAGCTCGACGAAAAAATTAAGTGGGGAGATACCGACAAATGAAGAAAACGCAGCATACATCAGTTTCTATGGCAACCACCTCTGCGCCCATGGCAACAAACTTGCTGCGCTGCTGAAGCTCAGGGAGACGGTGGGTCGGTGAGTTGCAGCCTACCAAGAATGCTTGTATAATAACAGATTTCACTCTTTCAACTATGAGTGTAGAATTAGCATTCTGACTTCTTGTCTCACCCTCGGCCTCCTCTCTCTCCTCCATGCTTTTTGTCTTGAGGCACCAGTATGCAAGATTTCCTACAGCTCTCTGCTTCCCCCTGCAGGCTCCACACGCCTGCTTTCAGTCAAGAAAGATGTcctgaaaaagttttttttgtttttgtttttttttttgtactaaaTAGCAACTCAGTAACTGTTAAGTAGTAATCAGTGGAATTTCATGCAACTGAACAGTGGATAATTTTACTCTTTGGATGTATAGTCTAATCGCAAATGTTAATTACTGGCTTCCTCCTGATCTTTAAATTTTTCTAAAATTCATTTTCCAATGCTTAGACTGTAattatcctttaaaaaaatgattattcCTTAAATCCATGCCTGATTGTTGTGCAATTCAGCCCTCTCCAACCAGCTGACTGTCATTTTATAAGGTAGATTTAGGTAGTTACAGTGCcgcaaaaaaagtattggcccccttctcaaattcttatagttttgcatagtttccccacttaagatcggcaaacaaatgtaaataccagacaaatataacccaacaAAACTTTaggtgctgtttttaaatgatttcattcattaaggaaaaaaaaaactgttcagtTATCTGGCCCTCTGTGGAAAATTTAAGTTCACGTGTATTATATTTgtatgatatttacatttgtttcattaTCTTAAtcgaaactgcaaaaatataagaatttgagaagggggggccAATATGTTTTTAGGGCACGGTAAATGCTGCTACCTACAGGCTTCAATTACTGTCAAAATgcacaattatttattatagtatataaaacatatgaacaaaatgtcttaaaacaacgtgacaaaatattaagcccATATTACCTACTCCTTGTAGTAACATTAAGTGAGTGAGAGGTATGAAAAAAGTTTCCTTTAATCTGCAGACACTCTGAATTGGTATAACTGTCGGGAAATAATTCCTCATATTTTATACGTCAATATATTTCTCGgaattgttaaatattgtaatgACTGTTGGTTAGAGCTTTCGTAGTGCTTAAGTGTTTGAGGTGACTTTTGAAGGGTGTCTCCATAACCGAAGGGCGACGACGCTGTAGAATTAGATGGTGGCGCTCGCTTGTCACGTCACGGTCGAGCTGCACACTCGCTCCCTTCGTCTTTTCCACTGCCTCCATGCCTCTTTTTGTCCACGTTCACCCACCTCCATCCTCCTTTCTTCCCATCTGAagattctttattattattgttagaaAGGCGTTTGGCGCCATATGTCCTTACCTGCGCTCTGGCCTCCCTTAGACCCACCACACCAAACAACGCACCAGAACAGGACGGAATTGGACCATTGCGAAAACAATTACAGTGGCTCACTCAAACCCGCACGTGCACGTGATTGAGCTCAGCAcatctatggaaaaaaaaaaactgtgagaaCCTGTATCAGGTTTTGAGGCTCTGCATACAataaactgtactgtattattttattgaaccacaaaaaacaTGGCGCGATTGGCAAGGGAAGAAGCAGATTGCCGTAAAgacggaaaaaaacaaagttgtacAGATATTTTTAGAGGCTGTTTGCAGTGATCGATCGTCCCAGCCGCTGACTGCACCCATGCATATACTCTATTGGTATGGCACGGCCGGTTACAGCAGCCACTCGGTCGGGCCggtcggccactcatgaaaacaagTTGCTGAACCCCGCACACTCCGCGACAGTTAAATCGGGTTTGGCCGTGTCGCTTGGTGTGCGGCAAGCCTTAGGCACATACCTTGTTTCCTCCACGTATCTGCTCCTTTTTTTGGGGTATCCTCATTTTCCCCTCCCTTTTCCTTTATTCCCCTCGCATAGCACATCTTCTTTTCCCAACACCTCTACCTCCTTCTCACATCCAGGAGCTGAGAGCCCCAGAGTTTGGCTAGGATGAATGGGGGCTATTTAAGCCCCAGGCATCTCCATccagtttgtgtgcgtgtctgtgtaaTGCCGACTGGAGTACATATGTAGGCGGTGTGTTCAGACAACTTAAGATCTTTGTATTTTGTCTCCGTAGAGCTTTTGATATTTATCTATGTAAATGTAGCTCCattttgtataaaatgtaaCCCTCTTAGGCCCTTCATTCAGATTAGAttacgcatgcacacacacacacattctctccaactctctcactcactcactcttaAAGCCTTTGACATAAACGCTGCCCAATGTGTAGTACTTTTTCGTATCAAATCATttgtcttttctctttctttattttcagtCCACCTAAGGCCCCTGTGATTGTGTCTGGAGTGGTTACTAAGGtaacacacacttacacatgtTGCGACATTTAACACGTCCATGGCGGAAATATAAGCAgcttttatattaatattacatTAAGTTTGTATTGAATCcaacaagcggcacggtgaacgactggttagagtgtctgcctcgcagttctgaggactgtggttcaatccccggccccacctgtgtggagtttgcatgttctccccgtgcctgcgtgggttttctccgggcactccggtttcctcccacatcccaaaaacatgcatggtaggttaattgaagactctaaaattgcccgtaggtgtgaatgtgagtggaaattgttgtttgtttatgtgtgccctgcgattggctggcaactagttcagggtgtacccggcctcctgcctgaagatagctgggataggctccagcactcctgcgacccttgtgaggataagcggctcagaaaatggatggatggatggatggatggatggatagaatccAACAACAAAATTCTACCTGGACTAACATAATTCAAGATGTAATACTgtaacaatattttatattattgtaaatgtaattttcccAGTGGTATAGAACTGCAGACGAAATAGGGGCAAAATGTtagaatatatattaaaaaaaaaagtgtaatattaTTTGAAGAATAACTGCAACATGGATCCAAgggtattaaaaaaattaaaaacaaaaaatatctgTAGCAAGGGCTGGGCATTAAGAACCTCATGATCCGATTCGATATTGAATCTTTAGGTTTTGCTTCGAATCTGTTTATTTGAATGCTCTATCGATGCAGAAGTAGAAATACACTAAAACATAACAGTTGTGtataaacactgaaaaggtaAAGTGCCGATTTCAAGAACTCCAAAACTACTTTTTTAGCTCTGTGTGCAACTTCAGGGTCCCGACTTCTGACGTGTTTTTCGTGTTGGAATTGCCTATTGTGGTTTGAGTGTCTTatctttttttaacctatcctgTTCAGTTGCATGGCCTTGcaaaatggtggatctgtatgcctctTGTGCTGGGACAGTTTTGCTGtccaacaggggagtttgaaataaacCCTCTGctgattttttacatttttaaaaattattctgatgtttattgaaaatgcagctggacagaacgTCCAGGAGCATTTTGACATTATGACAAAgcagatcagcataaaatgctcgTTACCACGGCGACGACAGCAACAATCAATCGcatcgtgtgtattataagaactaaatggggggaaaacgtgtgttggtgtaCTTTAATTCAAGTATTAATGAGgtatgtacttttaatacgataccgctcgcaagcaggcaacaaaacgttatgtagcctagcaacctagtgctagcactaacggttctATCGGtattctgtcaaatcatgctgtgtgtgtgtgtgtgtgtgtgtgtgtgtgtgtgtgaagtaatgtaattacaaccccaattccaatgaagttgggacgttgtgttaaacataaataaaaacagaatacaatgatttgcaaataatgttcaacctatatttaattgaatacactacaaagacaagatattgtgttcgtgccaatggcatgggtaacttacacatctgtgaaagcaccattaatgctgaaaggtacatacaggttttggagaaacatatgctgccatccaagcgacgtatttttcatggacgctcctgcttatttcagcaagacaatggcaaaccacattctgcatgtgttacaacagcatgacttcatagtaaaagtgtgcgggtacttgactggcctgcctgcagtccagacctgtctcccattgaaaacgtgtggtgtaaaatacgacaaacggagacttttgaacagctgaagctgtaaatcaagcaagaatgggaaagaattccacctacaaagcttcaacaattattgtcttcagttcccaaatgtttattggatgttgttaaaagaaaaggtgatgtaacacagtggtaaacattaccctgtcccagcttttttggaacgtgttgctgccataaaattccaagttaatgattattttctaaaaacaattaagtttatcagtttgaacattaaatatcttgtctttgtagtgtattcaattaaatagaggttgaacatgatttgcaaatcattgtattctgtttttgtttcacccaacgtcccaacttcattggaattggggttgtattttattgaGTGAGACTTGgaggggcgttcctcccaatcacgcccctcgcccacgtgagcattgaagtcccccagcagaacgattgaGTCCCCaacaggagcgctctccaggaCCCCCTCctaggactccaaaaagggtgggtactctgaactgctgtttagtgcatagacacaaacaacagtcaggacccgtcccccgacccgaaggcggagggaggctaccctcgcgtctaccggggtgaaccccaatgtacaggcgccgagcctgggagcaataagtatacccacacctgctcggcgcctctcaccatggccCACGCCAGAGTGGAAGTGtctccaacccctctcgagaggactggtaccagagcccaagctgtgtgtggaggtgaacCCAGCTATAGCTAGTCGGAACCTCCCAACCTCGCACACCatctcgggctccttccctcccagagaggtgaggttccacgtccctagagccagctcctgtagccggggatcggatcgccaaggtccctgccttcagtcaccgcccagctcacaatgcacccggAATTTTACGATTACTACTATTATTAAAAGAAAGGAAGTTGTTAGGGGATGTCTTTTAAAGTACATAAGTTGCAAAAACTAATTAATAACAGTCGGCCGTACAAGTAAATTTGAATTAGTTGATAAAATTGAATCCACTATCCCTCTGACTTAATTTTcttaatatttcaacttttttcaaaGTGTGGTCAGTTTGTTCTGTAATATTTCTTCCAGTCTAAATTTGTAGGTCTTTTTCCACAGAAGTTCATGGGGTCATGTGTATGTCATATTTATACCACCATAGTAAAAACCTGATCAGAATGGATCAATCGAAGTGGTCGTAGAAGACGACACAAATGCTCACCTGCTTTTGTTTCTTCGCCCTGACATCCTTTTGGCTGACTGTGTTCAGGGCGATAAGGACTTCACCCCGGCTGCTGCCCAGGTGGCACACCAGAAGCCCCAGCCTGGCATCCCCAAGCTGCCCCCCTCTCAGCACATCAACCACCACATCCATCAGCCCCGCAAGTGAGCCAGGAAGCTCGCTATGCTGTGGCCATGCTAACTCCACCGGTCGGCCTTCCCAATTGAACACAATTTCCCGCTAGGCACAGATgtcttttgattgattgattggttggttgtttttgaTTACAGTTGTATGATGTGGAATTTGTCCGCAACAAGCCTATACCGGTATGACCATTGTTTCAACCGCAGTCTTTATACCTCCCCTGCATCGGTGCTGCACTAATAGTTGTGCACTTTTGTCTCCTTTCTTCAAGATGTATCTCTTTTGAAAGTCTTAAGTTGGTATAGACGTCTATTATATGATTTAAAATGAGCAGATAATCAATCACCGGTATGAGTCACCCAAGTCAACACAATAACATTTGGTTAATTAAGACCACTGAACCACCCAATTAATAGGGCGGAGGGCCttggacatacagtaaattatgGAGGGATCATCTGTTTTTAAAAACGatgtaataaaaaagaaaataaaaacgctttgattttaaaaagtattttcataCGAAGACTGTTGCCACATTGCACATGGGCCACAAAAAGGAAACTTGAGCATTATAACCAATAAACATTCCTGCAAGGCACCCACTAATTGGGCGGATCCTAATTAAGGCAATAATCCTGAAATATTTGTCAGTGTCCTAAAATATTGTGTTGAATGCTTCGTTAGTTGCTTGATGTGAGGTGTCAAGGgtattatatactgtaacatAGCAAACCTTAATGCAGTTAACTGTATTTAGCTTTCGCAGCCTCATCACAGCAATGTTATTAATTGTGCTATGCACACGCAACCTGCTTCTAGCAAAGATAATCCAGCAGTGCCTGTTAACATCCTGCACCATACTGTTTTATGTTTCTTCTATTTCAGCAGCTAATAAGCCAAATCCCTGGCAAGTGTGTACCAGGGTCTACGTACCACAAGCCAAACAAAGCCCTGTCACCAAAAAACAGCAGAATATAAATTGAAGGTAACAAAAAGTAGagtaattgcaaaaaaaaactaaaaacttcAACATTCCATCATTTTGTTTGTGGTAGTGTGCAAGTGTTGTTCATTTTTAGCACAAGGCTTCTATATTTTAAACATATCAAGATACACAATCCACTTAAACTGATTTGTCACAACACTAATGTTCAGGAAGTTAAAGACACCCACTTTGCCAAGAATCAGACATTATTTCATTGTTAATTTAACTTGAAAAGAGTTTTATTGTTGCTGTCTTTGGCATTTTTCTTGAGTCATATGTTCAATTGTTTCATCTGGAGTTTGGTATTGGTTGTGGTTGTCATAGTAAATAAAGATAAAGATGATCTTAAATTGTCtcgttttctttattttaattaaatgagcAGAAAACGTCTTCAGgcttgtttatactgtatgttgcaatTAAGTGCATCCCGTGGTGAATCAACACTCGCAGAGGGATGAGGGCTCAGCTGGTGTTTTGGAAATGAAACAAGGGCATCTCTCCAAGAGATgtccactccccccccccaagacacacacacacgtacacgacTCGTGCGTACACCAGGTGTTTTTTCATGTAATCCATCTTTACACATGCATCTGCAAGCAGGTGTCCTGTCAGCTCGTGTTAACCCAATAAAGGAGCCAGTGCAACATAACTTGGTATATGAGCTGGATTCAGTGAGCCGAGACCAAAGTACAGCTGACATTATCTCCGTGTGCACACGCACAGAAATGCATCATATTGTCTTTTGAGTGGGAGCCAAATACTGTTTATATATAACATACATTTATCAAAGTAAGTACAACTGTCGATTCAACTTAAATACTATCAAGTCAGTGCAATGGCAACATAgtccattttgtatttgtattgacaGTGGATGTTGGTTAAAACAGGGATGGTGAAAATCTCATGTTTATCACTCAAAAAGTATCGCAATTAATCAGGGTATCTGTACCTAGATATttgcttttaatttaaaatattttttagattc contains:
- the dap gene encoding death-associated protein 1 homolog, with amino-acid sequence MSSPPKEKLETKGGHPPAVKAGGMRIVQKHQPTANPEPPPKDDDEEEYVSSSPPKAPVIVSGVVTKGDKDFTPAAAQVAHQKPQPGIPKLPPSQHINHHIHQPRK